The Actinomycetota bacterium genome contains the following window.
GATTAGACCAGTAACGCCATTAATGATTGCGCCATGCGCCCGGGCCAGACTCATTGACCGATGTCCACGATGTGGTGAATTTTGGGTGATGTTAAATCAGTGGCAAGTATTGCAATCACATCAAATCGCATACTATGGTGCGAAACTTTGTGCTCACAAAGCCAATTAAGAGCGGCTGCGCGCAAGTGCGTTAATTTAGCTGGAGTCACAGCTTCAGCTGGAAAGCCCCGACTTGTACTTCGACGGGTCTTAACTTCGCAAAAAACTAAGGTGTGCTCTGTCAGCGCAACAATATCCAATTCGCCCGAATTACTGCGCCAGTTTCGAGCCAGAATCACAAAGCCCTGGTCAACGAGATACTCAGCAGCTAGTTGTTCGCCAAATGCGCCTAGTTCTTTTGTGGAGAGGGACATTGCCTTAGGATGGCAAATTTGCTGGTTCCGGAATTGCCCTACTTCGCTTCTGTTAAGTAAAACTTGCTGTGAAAAACTTAAAGCCCACCAGCGTCCTGGTGGGCTTTAGTTTTGGATTAGTTAATCGTCACGTTCTTTACTGTCACGATCTTTTGAATCGGATGAATCGCGAGAATCTTCATCTCTGTCGCCTGAGTCAAGGTGCTTACGGTCATGACCCGCACTTCCCTTTATTCGATCTGATCCTTCGTTGCCATCAAGTTCATCATCGCCATCGCCACCATCAAGAGAGTCATCTCCAGCGCCACCATTTAACTTGTCATTACCTGCGTTGCCCGTCAAAGTGTCGTTGCCGGCATTGCCGTTCAAAGTGTCATCACTGTCGCTGCCATAGAGTTTGTCCGCGCCGTCGTTACCGTTAATCAGGTCGGTGCCAGCGCCACCTGTTTCAGTGTCGTTGCCGGAATTGCCATTTAGCGTGTCATTACCATTGCCGCCAAGTTCGGTGTCATTGCCA
Protein-coding sequences here:
- a CDS encoding YraN family protein, with amino-acid sequence MSLSTKELGAFGEQLAAEYLVDQGFVILARNWRSNSGELDIVALTEHTLVFCEVKTRRSTSRGFPAEAVTPAKLTHLRAAALNWLCEHKVSHHSMRFDVIAILATDLTSPKIHHIVDIGQ